CACAGTGCCATGTTGAATACTATCTCCATCCTGAATCAAAGGAAGTTATCCTTCCTTGGGAAAATGGTATTACTGTAGCTGGTATTGAGAAAACCTTTGATGACATGGGATACTCTGATTGGATTCATCCTACTACAGGAACACCCCTTCTGAAGGTACAACACCCTGAATTTGAAACCTACCAAGGAAGCCTTCATAGCAACATAGGTTTAAGTTGTATTGACTGTCACATGCCAAATATGAGTACCGATAATGGTGATTTATTTAGTTCTCACCACTGGACTAGTCCGCTAAAAACCATCGAAGCCTCTTGTATGGGATGTCATTCAGAAACCCCTGATGCATTAATAGCACGGGTCGAAACAATTCAAGCAGAAATAGAATCTACCACAAATGAAGTCAGTGATTTAATTGTTGAACTAATTGATGAACTTACTAAAGCTGTTGAGGCTGGTGAACACACTGAGGAGTTTTTAGACTTAGCAAGAGACTATCATCGTAAAGCTCAGTGGAGATGGGATTTTGTGTTTGTAGAAAACGCCACAGGTTTCCACAATCCTCAATTAGCTCGTGATACCTTAACCGAAGCTCGTATGTATGCTGAAAAAGGATTAGAATTATTCAGGCAAGAACTATAAATGTTGGGGCTATTTTATAGCCCCAACGATACAAGATGAAAGGAGCGTAAGAGGATGAAACAGGACAGTGTTTTAAAGGAGTCTTGGCAGGCTCTTCATTCCATGAAGTTTGGAATTATTCTATTGCTTCTTATCGGTATATCCTCTATTGCAGGAACAATCATTCCTCAAAAAAATCCATTGTTATTTTATCAAAGGGAATATAGTTCCCTCGTATATACGTTGATTACTACCTTAAGTTTGCATAATGTATATAACTCATGGTGGTTTATTACAATGACGGTTGTACTTTCCATCAATTTAACTTTGTGTAGCATTATCCGTTTACCCATACTTATAAAACAAATGACGAAAACACCTGAGCTATACAAGGAGTTGAAAAGAGAGAACTATTTAATAAAAAAAGAACTAAACAAAGAGATCAATGTTGAAAAATTTTTCAAGAAGGCAAGGTTCTTTAAAATAAAAAAGCTAGAAACTGAAGAAGGAATGTATTATTGGAGTTGTAAAAATAGATTTGGTATTTTAGGATCTTGGTTGACGCACATTGGATTGTTATTCATCCTTGTATCCTATATGTTTGGACAAATTGCTGGATTTGAAACTTATCTTTATGGCGTACCTGGTATTAAAGAAAAGATAGATAATACGCCATATGAAATACAGATAGATGCTTTTGAAATACAATTTCGTGAAGATCATAGTGTCAGGCAGTATATTAGTGAAATTACTGTTCTTGACGCCGCTACTGGCAATCAGCTTACAAAAGGAGAACTTTCTGTGAATCATCCCTTTAGAATGGACAATTTCAGTATCTATCAAAATGGTACAGGTTGGGCTGTAGATATGACTTTAGAGCGTGATGATCAAGTAATAGCAGAGCGCATTCTATATCAAAATGAAATTCATGTGGATGACAATCAAAAAATTGCCCTCCAGTTTGTAAATTTTTATCCAGATTATCATGTTTCCATGGGTAGACCTTTTACAATCAGTCCTTACCCTAACAATCCACAGTTACTTTATACTGTTTTTTATGAGGGTCAACGGGCAGATATGAATGTAGTTGCTATGGGTGAAACCGTTACATGGGAAGAATATACCTTTACGATAAAAAATCCAAGACAATTTACTTTTCTACAGATAACAAAAGATCCTGGGATCTCTGGGGCAAAGTTAGGCGGATTCCTACTGCTTCTTGGCATTCTTTTTGCTTTTTACTTTCAACCAAGACAACTACAAATCTTAAAAAGAAAAGATGGAAAAGTTTTATTATGGGCAGATACAATAAAAGACCAAGAAAATTATAAACATCAAATAGAACAACTTTTGCAAAAAATATAATGAATGGAGGACGAATGATGGAACTACAAAATTTACTACAACTTGAAAATAGTTTTTTCAATGTGGCTATATCTACCTATATTATTTCGATGGTATTATACTTTTTGTTTTTTGTTATGAAACATGAAAAAGCCGGAATGTATGCTACGTTTTTAATTAAAATCGCCTTTATCCTGCATACTTTAGCGATTATAGTTCGGGGGATTGGCGCAGAACGGATACCTTTAACAAATCAGTATGAGTTTGCAACAAGCTTTGCCTGGGGGATTAGCCTATGTTTTATTATTTTTGAACATAAATATCATTTCAGAGCTATGGGTACCTTCGTTACACCAATTATCTTTATTATCATAGGTTATGCCGCAATGCAGTCAAAGGACGTACGTCCTTTAATGCCAGCTTTACAAAGCTATTGGCTTGCTCTTCATGTGGCTACAGCGGTTATTGGTTATGGTTCCTTTGGTGTGGCTTGTGGTGTTTCCTGCATGTATTTACTAAAAGACAAGTTTAAGGAAGACCAATTTATCCATAAACATATACCTACTTTAGAAAAATTAGATGCAATAAGCTATAGAGCCACTGCTTTAGGCTTCTTATTTCTTACTTTAGTAATTGTCACAGGCGCCATTTGGGCAGAACAGGCTTGGGGAAGATATTGGGCATGGGATCCTAAAGAAACTTGGTCTTTTATTACTTGGATTATCTACTCGGTTTATCTTCATCTTAGATTAACAAAGAGATGGCGGGGAAAAAAGGCTGCTTTATTTAGCATAATAGGTTTTATCTGTGTGCTGTTTACTTATATAGGCGTCAA
The sequence above is drawn from the Clostridium formicaceticum genome and encodes:
- a CDS encoding ammonia-forming cytochrome c nitrite reductase subunit c552 translates to MKIQPRKNQWFSAVTIVALSLVAILVFQLTIDNSPEGIIYAEDWAQQYPLQYETYLKNAEMEKTTFGGSEPYDYLEKYPNLLVLYDGVGFSKEYLRARGHVYALEDVIHTARPKPGASCLSCKTPDYVAMINELGSEVHAMNFDEVAAQAISPISCYDCHQNAPGEPVITRNHLKVALEKVDMDFKQGDLACAQCHVEYYLHPESKEVILPWENGITVAGIEKTFDDMGYSDWIHPTTGTPLLKVQHPEFETYQGSLHSNIGLSCIDCHMPNMSTDNGDLFSSHHWTSPLKTIEASCMGCHSETPDALIARVETIQAEIESTTNEVSDLIVELIDELTKAVEAGEHTEEFLDLARDYHRKAQWRWDFVFVENATGFHNPQLARDTLTEARMYAEKGLELFRQEL
- the ccsB gene encoding c-type cytochrome biogenesis protein CcsB, yielding MELQNLLQLENSFFNVAISTYIISMVLYFLFFVMKHEKAGMYATFLIKIAFILHTLAIIVRGIGAERIPLTNQYEFATSFAWGISLCFIIFEHKYHFRAMGTFVTPIIFIIIGYAAMQSKDVRPLMPALQSYWLALHVATAVIGYGSFGVACGVSCMYLLKDKFKEDQFIHKHIPTLEKLDAISYRATALGFLFLTLVIVTGAIWAEQAWGRYWAWDPKETWSFITWIIYSVYLHLRLTKRWRGKKAALFSIIGFICVLFTYIGVNTLLPSIHSYA
- a CDS encoding cytochrome c biogenesis protein ResB, which gives rise to MKQDSVLKESWQALHSMKFGIILLLLIGISSIAGTIIPQKNPLLFYQREYSSLVYTLITTLSLHNVYNSWWFITMTVVLSINLTLCSIIRLPILIKQMTKTPELYKELKRENYLIKKELNKEINVEKFFKKARFFKIKKLETEEGMYYWSCKNRFGILGSWLTHIGLLFILVSYMFGQIAGFETYLYGVPGIKEKIDNTPYEIQIDAFEIQFREDHSVRQYISEITVLDAATGNQLTKGELSVNHPFRMDNFSIYQNGTGWAVDMTLERDDQVIAERILYQNEIHVDDNQKIALQFVNFYPDYHVSMGRPFTISPYPNNPQLLYTVFYEGQRADMNVVAMGETVTWEEYTFTIKNPRQFTFLQITKDPGISGAKLGGFLLLLGILFAFYFQPRQLQILKRKDGKVLLWADTIKDQENYKHQIEQLLQKI